DNA sequence from the Deltaproteobacteria bacterium genome:
ATGAGCGCGTCCAGCGTCTGCTGGGTGGGCTCGAGGATGTCGAGGAGCCGCTTGTGGGTGCGGATCTCGAACTGCTCGCGCGACTTCTTGTCCACGTGCGGCGAACGGAGCACGGTGAACTTGTTGATGCGCGTGGGGAGCGGAATGGGCCCGGCCACCTTGGCACCGGTGCGGCGAGCCGTCTCCACGATTTCC
Encoded proteins:
- the rpsJ gene encoding 30S ribosomal protein S10 translates to MATQKIRIRLKAYDHKLLDQSAGEIVETARRTGAKVAGPIPLPTRINKFTVLRSPHVDKKSREQFEIRTHKRLLDILEPTQQTLDALMKLDLSAGVDVEIKS